The following are encoded in a window of Streptomyces griseiscabiei genomic DNA:
- a CDS encoding cupin domain-containing protein — protein MSWHADDGDLREYAHGTLAAPRLWSVETHLAACGDCRQALSAHVPRAETDAGWARLDAELDAPRPGFAESLLLRLGVADHTARLLAATPVLRRSWLGAVALTLLLAVGVGLVASPLMLLATAPLLPLAGVAVSFGPGLDPTHEMAVVAPMHTFRLLMVRTVAVLSTTTVLSGLASLALPSFGPAALGWLLPALALTATGLALTARLGPVLAPALVGAGWTALVVLSRLAASGTPLPFTAEGQGAAAAVATVATLLLIAARDRFDSGRPLGPSLRPLRFAARRLS, from the coding sequence TGCGGGAGTACGCCCACGGAACGCTGGCGGCCCCCCGGCTGTGGTCCGTCGAGACACATCTCGCCGCCTGCGGCGACTGCCGACAGGCGCTCTCGGCCCATGTCCCCCGCGCCGAGACCGACGCGGGCTGGGCGCGGCTGGACGCCGAACTGGACGCCCCGAGGCCCGGCTTCGCGGAGTCGCTGCTGCTCCGGCTCGGGGTCGCCGACCACACCGCGCGCCTGCTCGCGGCGACTCCGGTGCTGCGCCGCTCCTGGCTCGGCGCGGTGGCGCTCACCCTGCTGCTCGCGGTCGGTGTGGGGCTGGTCGCGTCGCCGCTGATGCTGCTGGCCACCGCGCCGCTGCTGCCGCTGGCGGGGGTGGCGGTGTCGTTCGGGCCGGGGCTCGACCCGACGCACGAGATGGCCGTGGTCGCGCCGATGCACACCTTCCGGCTGCTGATGGTCCGGACGGTCGCCGTGCTCTCGACCACGACGGTGCTGAGCGGGCTGGCGAGCCTCGCACTGCCGTCGTTCGGGCCGGCCGCCCTCGGCTGGCTCCTGCCGGCGCTCGCGCTGACCGCGACGGGCCTCGCGCTGACCGCCCGGCTGGGCCCGGTCCTCGCGCCCGCGCTGGTCGGCGCCGGCTGGACCGCGCTGGTGGTGCTCAGCCGGCTGGCGGCCTCGGGCACACCGCTGCCCTTCACCGCCGAGGGGCAGGGCGCGGCGGCGGCGGTCGCCACGGTGGCGACACTTCTGCTGATCGCGGCCCGGGACCGCTTCGACAGCGGCCGACCGCTCGGCCCCTCCCTCCGACCCCTTCGCTTCGCAGCCAGGAGGCTGTCATGA
- a CDS encoding ABC transporter ATP-binding protein, with amino-acid sequence MDRTASTDRTTPTDRTTPTRPSVSAAGLTLSYRGTRAVDDVTFRLTEGVTGLLGPNGAGKTTLLRILATATPPDNGAFTVLGHDPRTVRGRQDVRRTLGYLPQNPGFHPDFTAFEFIDYVAILKELTDRRARHAEARRVLDAVGLADVRGRRIRRLSGGMRQRVALAAALVGDPGFLVLDEPTVGLDPEQRMRFRELIADAGEGRTVLLSTHQTEDVAMLCHRVVVMDRGQVRFDGTAAELTAVAAGRVWHSAERQPGARAGWRTGTGEYRNIGDPPPGARPAEPTLEDGYLLALGADRAGEVAA; translated from the coding sequence ATGGACCGGACCGCCTCGACGGACCGGACGACCCCGACGGACCGGACGACGCCGACCCGCCCCTCGGTCTCCGCCGCCGGGCTCACCCTGAGCTATCGCGGCACCAGGGCCGTCGACGACGTGACGTTCCGGCTCACCGAAGGTGTCACCGGTCTGCTCGGGCCGAACGGCGCGGGCAAGACGACCCTGCTGCGGATCCTGGCGACGGCGACCCCGCCGGACAACGGCGCCTTCACCGTCCTCGGGCACGACCCGAGGACGGTCCGCGGACGGCAGGACGTACGACGGACCCTGGGCTATCTGCCGCAGAACCCGGGGTTCCACCCGGACTTCACGGCCTTCGAGTTCATCGACTACGTGGCGATCCTCAAGGAGCTGACGGACCGTCGGGCCCGGCACGCCGAGGCCCGCCGGGTCCTGGACGCGGTCGGCCTCGCGGATGTGCGCGGCAGACGGATACGGCGGCTCTCCGGCGGTATGCGCCAGCGCGTCGCGCTCGCCGCGGCCCTGGTCGGCGACCCGGGCTTCCTGGTCCTGGATGAGCCCACGGTCGGCCTCGACCCCGAACAGCGTATGCGGTTCCGGGAGTTGATCGCGGACGCCGGCGAGGGCCGGACCGTGCTGCTGTCCACCCACCAGACCGAGGACGTGGCGATGCTGTGCCATCGGGTGGTGGTGATGGACAGGGGCCAGGTGCGGTTCGACGGGACGGCCGCCGAGCTGACGGCGGTGGCGGCCGGCCGGGTGTGGCACAGCGCGGAGCGGCAGCCGGGTGCCCGCGCCGGATGGCGCACCGGGACGGGCGAGTACCGCAACATCGGGGACCCGCCCCCGGGCGCCCGCCCGGCCGAACCGACGCTGGAGGACGGCTACCTGCTGGCCCTCGGCGCCGACCGGGCCGGGGAGGTCGCGGCATGA
- a CDS encoding ABC transporter gives MRRRLLVTAALVRPTARSLPWIPFAAGWALGLAVAAVPALFSTDLPAEVLVNLLRVAALCGAVGTAFVLDDPARHTTGVPPVPRPLRQALRVAVVLPVCAVWWAAVLALVRAGAAPEEWAALPPGALTVEAGVFTASALALAAATVRFSATLMPGPAVAGAVLALPITAGVLLPPHLTLFVPPGDPRWDDAHVLWAVCLVAALTGWLLCGPEPRRRLAGRRPGRRGTLTGKPARLP, from the coding sequence GTGAGACGACGGCTCCTGGTGACGGCGGCCCTGGTGCGGCCCACGGCGCGGTCGCTGCCGTGGATCCCGTTCGCCGCCGGCTGGGCCCTGGGACTCGCCGTCGCCGCCGTACCGGCGCTGTTCTCGACGGACCTCCCGGCGGAGGTGCTCGTGAACCTGCTGCGGGTGGCCGCGCTGTGCGGGGCGGTTGGCACGGCGTTCGTCCTCGACGATCCGGCCCGGCACACCACCGGCGTCCCTCCCGTGCCGCGCCCGCTGCGGCAGGCGCTGCGGGTGGCCGTCGTCCTGCCGGTGTGCGCGGTGTGGTGGGCGGCGGTGCTGGCCCTCGTACGGGCGGGCGCCGCACCCGAGGAGTGGGCCGCGCTCCCGCCGGGCGCGCTGACGGTGGAGGCCGGCGTGTTCACCGCGTCGGCGCTCGCCCTGGCCGCCGCGACCGTGCGGTTCAGCGCGACCCTGATGCCGGGCCCGGCGGTGGCGGGTGCGGTACTGGCCCTGCCGATCACGGCCGGGGTGCTCCTCCCGCCCCACCTCACCCTGTTCGTGCCGCCGGGCGACCCGCGCTGGGACGACGCCCATGTGCTGTGGGCCGTCTGCCTCGTCGCCGCCCTCACCGGCTGGCTGCTGTGCGGCCCGGAGCCTCGCCGCCGCCTCGCGGGCAGGCGGCCGGGACGCCGGGGCACGCTCACTGGAAAGCCGGCACGACTTCCTTGA
- a CDS encoding LLM class flavin-dependent oxidoreductase, which produces MRFSLFVHMERWDEEVSHRQLFENLTELTLMAEAGGFGTVWIGEHHSMEYTISPSPMPLLAHLAAKTSVIRLGAGTIIAPFWHPLRVAGECALLDVISDGRMEVGLARGAYQFEFDRLADGLPAADGGKHLRELVPAVRALWQGDYAHDGEIWRFPTSTSVPKPVQRPTPPMWIAARDPASHDFAVAEGCNVMVTPLMKGDEEVVDLKRKFDTAVANHPEVARPELMVLRHTHVHSPDDPEGWRPAAEAVNRFYRTFDAWFGNKATPVNGFLPPSPESKFEGRPEFAPEALHRTAMIGTPAEVVERLRFYQELGVDEYSFWIDNSLPHEEKRKSLELFIKEVVPAFQ; this is translated from the coding sequence ATGAGGTTTTCGTTGTTCGTGCACATGGAGCGCTGGGACGAGGAGGTCAGCCACCGGCAGCTCTTCGAGAACCTCACCGAGCTGACGCTGATGGCCGAGGCCGGCGGTTTCGGCACGGTGTGGATCGGCGAGCACCACTCGATGGAGTACACGATCTCCCCGAGCCCGATGCCGCTGCTGGCGCATCTGGCCGCGAAGACCTCGGTCATCCGGCTGGGCGCGGGGACGATCATCGCCCCGTTCTGGCATCCGCTGCGGGTCGCCGGTGAGTGCGCGCTGCTCGATGTCATCAGCGACGGCCGGATGGAGGTCGGACTCGCCCGGGGTGCCTACCAGTTCGAGTTCGACCGGCTCGCGGACGGGCTGCCGGCGGCGGACGGCGGCAAGCACCTGCGCGAACTCGTCCCGGCCGTCCGGGCGTTGTGGCAGGGCGACTACGCCCACGACGGCGAGATCTGGCGGTTCCCGACCTCCACCAGTGTGCCCAAGCCGGTGCAGCGGCCCACCCCGCCCATGTGGATCGCCGCGCGCGACCCCGCCTCCCACGACTTCGCGGTGGCCGAGGGCTGCAACGTCATGGTGACCCCGCTGATGAAGGGCGACGAGGAAGTCGTCGACCTCAAGCGGAAGTTCGACACCGCCGTGGCGAACCACCCGGAGGTGGCGCGCCCCGAGCTGATGGTGCTGCGCCACACCCATGTCCACTCCCCCGACGACCCCGAGGGCTGGCGCCCGGCCGCCGAGGCCGTCAACCGCTTCTACCGCACCTTCGACGCCTGGTTCGGCAACAAGGCCACCCCCGTCAACGGCTTCCTGCCGCCCAGCCCGGAGTCGAAGTTCGAGGGCCGCCCGGAGTTCGCGCCGGAGGCCCTGCACCGCACCGCGATGATCGGCACCCCGGCCGAGGTCGTCGAACGCCTGCGCTTCTACCAGGAGCTCGGTGTCGACGAGTACAGCTTCTGGATCGACAACAGCCTGCCGCACGAGGAGAAGCGCAAGTCGCTGGAGCTGTTCATCAAGGAAGTCGTGCCGGCTTTCCAGTGA
- a CDS encoding tautomerase family protein, whose protein sequence is MPQVTVTLAEGRSPAQIRELIHEVHEAVLRTVNTRPEYIRVVVHEVPRTHWATGDLTLTEMDAAAHAAAEEQS, encoded by the coding sequence ATGCCACAGGTCACCGTCACCCTCGCCGAGGGCCGCAGCCCGGCACAGATCCGGGAGTTGATCCACGAGGTGCACGAGGCGGTCCTGCGCACCGTGAACACCCGGCCCGAGTACATCCGTGTCGTCGTCCACGAGGTCCCCCGCACGCACTGGGCCACCGGTGACCTCACCCTCACGGAGATGGACGCCGCCGCACACGCCGCAGCAGAGGAGCAGTCATGA
- a CDS encoding aldehyde dehydrogenase → MSDLTTLRHVIGGASVEPASGEYFESANPATREVLYRAARGDATDIDRAVTAARKAFEDPRWRDLSQTRRGHLLRRLGDLIAENAEDLARMETRDNGKLLREMRGQLATLPEYYHYYAGLADKIHGDFIPTSDRRVLNYTAREPLGVVGAITPWNSPLTLTSSKLAPALCAGNTVVIKPSEYTSATVLRLAELALEAGFPPGAVNVVTGFGAEAGQALVDHRDLAKISFTGSTATGARIAAATASRFIGSTLELGGKSPNIVFEDANVPNAAMGVVAGIFAAAGQTCIAGSRVFAHRSVYDELLERVTERARSIVIGDPLDEKTELGPLAFEGQRDKVAGYVDLGRDEGARVLTGGRATDGGLGGWFYEPTVLVDVDNGMRVVREEIFGPVLAVMPFDTEEEVVRLANDTEYGLAAGVWTTNLSRAHRMAARLEAGTVWVNTYRAMSPMSPRQGFKTSGVGVEHGTETVKEYTRLKSVWINTSEEPVADPFTMRS, encoded by the coding sequence ATGTCTGACCTCACCACGCTGCGGCACGTCATCGGCGGGGCATCGGTCGAGCCCGCGTCGGGCGAGTACTTCGAGAGCGCCAACCCCGCCACCCGCGAGGTCCTCTACCGGGCCGCGCGCGGCGACGCCACCGACATCGACAGGGCCGTGACCGCCGCGCGCAAGGCGTTCGAGGACCCGCGCTGGCGCGACCTCAGCCAGACGCGGCGCGGGCATCTGCTGCGCCGGCTGGGCGATCTGATCGCGGAGAACGCCGAGGACCTGGCCCGTATGGAGACCCGGGACAACGGCAAGCTGCTGCGCGAGATGCGGGGGCAGCTGGCCACCCTGCCCGAGTACTACCACTACTACGCCGGGCTCGCCGACAAGATCCACGGCGACTTCATCCCCACCTCCGACCGGCGGGTGCTCAACTACACGGCCCGCGAACCCCTGGGCGTGGTCGGCGCGATCACCCCCTGGAACTCCCCGCTGACCCTGACCAGCAGCAAGCTGGCGCCCGCGCTGTGCGCCGGCAACACGGTCGTGATCAAGCCCTCGGAGTACACCTCGGCGACCGTGCTGAGGCTCGCCGAGCTGGCGCTCGAAGCGGGCTTCCCGCCGGGCGCGGTGAACGTCGTCACCGGGTTCGGCGCCGAGGCCGGGCAGGCCCTGGTGGACCACCGCGACCTCGCGAAGATCTCCTTCACCGGCAGCACGGCGACGGGGGCGCGTATCGCCGCCGCCACCGCGAGCCGCTTCATCGGTTCCACGCTCGAACTCGGCGGCAAGTCGCCCAACATCGTCTTCGAGGACGCGAACGTCCCGAACGCCGCGATGGGGGTGGTGGCGGGCATCTTCGCCGCCGCCGGACAGACCTGCATCGCCGGCAGCCGGGTCTTCGCACACCGGTCGGTCTACGACGAGCTGCTCGAACGCGTCACGGAGCGCGCCCGGAGCATCGTCATCGGCGACCCCCTGGACGAGAAGACCGAGCTGGGCCCGCTGGCCTTCGAGGGGCAGCGCGACAAGGTCGCCGGATACGTCGACCTCGGCCGCGACGAGGGCGCCCGGGTGCTGACCGGCGGCCGGGCCACGGACGGCGGCCTCGGGGGCTGGTTCTACGAGCCGACCGTGCTCGTGGACGTCGACAACGGCATGCGCGTCGTACGGGAGGAGATCTTCGGCCCGGTCCTCGCGGTGATGCCGTTCGACACCGAGGAGGAGGTCGTCCGGCTGGCCAACGACACCGAGTACGGGCTCGCGGCCGGTGTGTGGACGACGAACCTGTCCCGGGCGCACCGGATGGCGGCGCGCCTGGAGGCCGGGACCGTGTGGGTCAACACCTACCGGGCCATGTCGCCGATGTCACCGCGCCAGGGTTTCAAGACGAGCGGGGTCGGTGTCGAGCACGGCACGGAGACCGTCAAGGAGTACACCCGGCTCAAGAGCGTCTGGATCAACACGAGCGAGGAGCCCGTGGCCGACCCGTTCACCATGCGGAGCTGA
- a CDS encoding alpha/beta fold hydrolase, which produces MSKPPVVLLHGVGLDHTMWEPTAALLADRFTVIAPDLPGHGARPPVRDGVTLAELAAGVAGDIPAGSHLVGFSLGALVAQHLALHRPELVATLTSVSSVCARTAEERASVLDRLRAAEADFPASAAASLKRWYDDTGVAPDQVARTEATLLANDTGSFLSCYRVFATADADLAPDLPAIAVPALAVTGERDPGSTPEMTRRLAAALPDCRAEIVPGARHMLPVERPEAFADRLTTFIGECAHV; this is translated from the coding sequence ATGAGCAAGCCCCCCGTGGTGCTGCTGCACGGTGTCGGGCTCGACCACACCATGTGGGAGCCCACCGCCGCGCTCCTGGCCGACCGTTTCACCGTGATCGCCCCCGATCTGCCGGGCCACGGCGCCCGCCCGCCCGTACGCGACGGGGTGACCCTCGCCGAACTGGCCGCCGGGGTGGCCGGCGACATCCCGGCGGGCTCCCATCTGGTCGGGTTCTCCCTGGGTGCCCTGGTCGCCCAGCACCTGGCCCTGCACCGCCCGGAGCTGGTGGCCACGCTGACCTCGGTCAGCTCGGTGTGCGCGCGTACGGCGGAGGAGCGGGCGTCCGTGCTCGACCGGCTGCGCGCCGCCGAGGCCGACTTCCCGGCGAGCGCCGCCGCGTCCCTGAAGCGGTGGTACGACGACACCGGTGTCGCGCCCGACCAGGTGGCCCGTACCGAGGCCACCCTCCTCGCCAACGACACCGGGTCCTTCCTGAGCTGCTACCGCGTGTTCGCCACGGCCGACGCCGACCTCGCGCCGGATCTGCCCGCCATCGCCGTACCCGCGCTGGCGGTGACCGGTGAGCGCGATCCCGGGTCCACGCCGGAGATGACCCGCCGGCTCGCGGCGGCGCTTCCCGACTGCCGGGCGGAGATCGTCCCCGGAGCGCGTCACATGCTGCCCGTCGAGCGCCCGGAGGCGTTCGCCGACCGCCTCACCACCTTCATCGGAGAGTGCGCCCATGTCTGA
- a CDS encoding amino acid synthesis family protein, which yields MSVRKIVTVVEEIRTEGGRALARPARIAVVAAVIDNPWAGQGFVEDLHPGIEAHASDLGALLAPAVLDALEEPAEAYGKAAIVGLDGEIEHGSALIHTLKFGDHFRKAANATTLLPAVEKRGPAGVLFDIPLKHITDATIRSHHQTVEVRIADAPHPHEIVIALAAAAQGRPQQRLAPLSTEQ from the coding sequence ATGAGCGTCCGCAAGATCGTGACCGTCGTCGAGGAGATCCGCACCGAGGGCGGTCGCGCGCTCGCCCGCCCGGCCCGGATCGCGGTCGTCGCGGCGGTGATCGACAACCCCTGGGCCGGCCAGGGCTTCGTGGAGGACCTCCACCCCGGGATCGAGGCGCACGCCTCCGACCTCGGCGCGCTGCTGGCCCCGGCGGTGCTCGACGCGCTGGAGGAGCCCGCCGAGGCGTACGGCAAGGCGGCGATCGTCGGCCTGGACGGCGAGATCGAGCACGGCTCGGCGCTGATCCACACGCTGAAGTTCGGCGACCACTTCCGCAAGGCCGCGAACGCCACCACACTGCTGCCGGCGGTCGAGAAGCGCGGGCCCGCCGGGGTGCTGTTCGACATTCCGCTGAAGCACATCACCGATGCCACGATCCGCTCGCACCACCAGACCGTCGAGGTCCGGATCGCCGACGCCCCCCATCCGCACGAGATCGTCATCGCGCTGGCCGCCGCCGCCCAGGGGCGCCCCCAGCAGCGTCTGGCCCCCCTCTCGACCGAGCAGTAG
- a CDS encoding amino acid synthesis family protein, whose amino-acid sequence MQERMDHLDERIGLRKLVVYRDVVLTEAGERPARPARRASVAAVVRNPWAGTGPAADLSGEQARVGPVLARLLTDRLVSSLGGVDAIEAFGKAAVVGAAGEIEHAGALIHTPYFGNLVREFLQGESIICFADTRADAGETLVVPLWHKTRASTRSHYQTISARVSDAPRSDEIVVVAAASTGPRPHPRIGDRMTDPVVTTETLEVVPS is encoded by the coding sequence ATGCAAGAGCGCATGGATCACCTCGACGAGCGCATCGGTCTCCGCAAGCTCGTGGTCTACCGCGACGTCGTCCTCACGGAGGCCGGGGAGAGACCCGCGCGGCCCGCGCGGCGCGCCAGTGTCGCCGCGGTCGTCCGGAACCCCTGGGCGGGCACCGGCCCCGCGGCCGATCTGTCCGGGGAGCAGGCCCGTGTCGGCCCGGTGCTCGCCCGGCTGCTGACCGACCGGCTCGTCTCCTCCCTGGGCGGCGTGGACGCGATCGAGGCGTTCGGCAAGGCCGCCGTCGTCGGCGCGGCCGGCGAGATCGAGCACGCCGGGGCCCTCATCCACACCCCGTACTTCGGCAACCTGGTGCGCGAGTTCCTCCAGGGCGAGTCGATCATCTGCTTCGCCGACACCCGGGCCGACGCCGGCGAGACGCTGGTCGTCCCGCTCTGGCACAAGACCCGGGCCTCGACCCGCAGCCACTACCAGACCATCAGTGCCCGGGTCTCCGACGCCCCGCGCTCCGACGAGATCGTCGTCGTGGCGGCGGCGTCCACGGGACCCCGTCCGCACCCCCGTATCGGGGACCGCATGACCGATCCCGTCGTCACCACCGAAACCCTGGAGGTTGTTCCCTCATGA